Sequence from the Guyparkeria hydrothermalis genome:
AATAAACAGCAAATCAAGCCCCTCGGCTATCGGCAAAGCACCCTTGCCACAGCCCTTCACTGCACGCGCCAAACCATCCACAACATGGAAAAGCGCGGCGACCTCCCACCGCGAGTCGAGATCAGCCCCGGACTGAAAATCTGGCCGGCTGACGTTATCGACAAGTGGCTCGCTGAGCGCGCCTCCCGGACTGCTGCCGAGGAGGTGTGAGCCCATGAAAAAGCAAACCCCCACCAAACGGCAGGGGCTACAAGGCAGTGACAACCTTGAGCATAGCATGCCGCCGTTCGACCTCATCACCTCGCTGGTCGAGGGGAAGCCGGCCAAGCCGGCCCCCGGCATGACCCGCGCTGCGGTATGCCGGTGCCCTGCCCACAACGACAAGCGCCCGAGCCTGTTGGTCAGTGAGCGCGAGGACGGCGACATCCTCATGCACTGCCGCGCCGGCTGCTCATTCTTCGAGGTGCGCGACGCGCTCGGCATCGACCCGGTCGACCTAATCCCCGAGCACATGCGCTACGCCCGCCAGAAGTCGCCACATAAAGGCCCGCGCTTTTCCGCCTGGCAAGCCCTGCAGGCGCTCGCCGTCGACGTGATCGTCGTCGCCTTGTGCGCCGCACAGATCCGGCGCGATGGCTGGATCGACGATGACGACATGCGAGCACTGACTGACGCAGAGGGACGGATCAAGGCAACGCTCAAGGCGGGAGGCTTTCGAGTATGAGCAATGCAGAGGAGCAAGCGGCGGCGATTGCGGACCAGGCCGAGAAAGCGGGGAATACCACTATCACGCGCCGGCCGCCTCGCCTGGTGCCGGTCACTGAGCTGATCGCCAACGCCAAGCCGACCCAATGGCTTGTCCGGCACTACCTACCCCAAGAGGCCTTTGGTGTGCTGTTCGGTCCGCCAGCTGTCTACAAGAGCTTTCAGGCGATCGACTGGGCTGCTTGCGTTGCCACCGGCACCCCGTGGAACGGTCAAAAGGTCCACCGTGCCCCGGTCGTCTACATCAACGGCGAAGGCCCGAACGGCATCAAAAAGCGCCTGGTCGCGTGGCAGCGCCACCACAAGGTCGAGATTGGCGGCGACCAGATGCTTGTGTCCGACAAAGCTGTCCCGATGATCGAGGGCGGCCACTTGTGGGAGGTGCTAGGCCAAGTCGACCAAATGACAGATAAACCTGGATTGTTTGTGATCGACACCCTGTCTCGGGCATTCGGCGGCGGAGACGAAAACGGGAGCGTCGATATGGGTGCATTCGTCGACGCATGCGAGCACCTTCGCCACGAGTACTCGGCGACGGTTCTGGTTGTCCACCACTCGAGCAAGGCAGACCCAAAGAGTGGACGTGGGCATACGAGGCTCAAGGGCGCTATCGACACGGAGTTCTGTATGAGCCGTGAAAAGGATGCCCCGGCGCTCCTGACCTGCACCAAGATGAAGGACGACCGTGAGCCCGACGAGTTGGGACTCGAGTTCGAGCAGATCACCCTCCCGGACATTGTCGACGACGAGGGTTTTCCTGCCGTCACCGGCGTTCTATTGCCGACAGAGAAGCCCGCAGCAGCGCCACGCCCAATGACCCCGACACAGCGTCTCGGTGTCGTGACGTTCGCTGAGGCAATGGACGAGTTCATGACCGTCCGTCTTGAGGCATGGCGGCATGCGTTCTACGCGAAGCACACCGGCGACAGCCGCGACACCAAGAACAAGGCATTCAATCGCATGAGGGCCGCCCTGGCCGATGGCGGCGCGATCATCCAACCGAGCGAGTACGTCTATCAACTGACTCCAAACGAGTCCCGATGGGCAGAGGTTGGAGAGATCGCGGCACGCTCCAAGACAGCAGGACATAACGGGACACGTCCCGGACATGTCCCGCATGACCGGACCGGGACGGACAGGACACACCCCTTTGGGGGTGTCCGTCTGTCCCGTCCGGGGCATGAGTCAGCCGGAGGTGTCCAATGAGTCGCATGGCAGAAGCCGACCGGGCCGGCACGAAGGCCGAAACGGAGGCACCGCGTGAGCTGATACCAGAGGAAAAGGCACTCATCGCCAGGTACTGCCGTCGACGGTACGGCAGCACCGACCAGGAGATAGCCGACACGATCCAGGACTGTGAAGGCTGCCCGCCTTTCCGCGAGTACCTGGTGACACTCGCCAGCCAGTGACAGGAGACAGACAGATGCCACGCGCACCCAAGCAACACAGCCCGGCCAAGGTATCGGCCAAGCGTCACGGACTCCGCAGCGACCGACAGCGGCAACTGGATCGCGGGATGAGGACCAACAGCAGAAGGTGGCGGAAGATCCGTGCG
This genomic interval carries:
- a CDS encoding helix-turn-helix transcriptional regulator encodes the protein MANKQQIKPLGYRQSTLATALHCTRQTIHNMEKRGDLPPRVEISPGLKIWPADVIDKWLAERASRTAAEEV
- a CDS encoding AAA family ATPase gives rise to the protein MSNAEEQAAAIADQAEKAGNTTITRRPPRLVPVTELIANAKPTQWLVRHYLPQEAFGVLFGPPAVYKSFQAIDWAACVATGTPWNGQKVHRAPVVYINGEGPNGIKKRLVAWQRHHKVEIGGDQMLVSDKAVPMIEGGHLWEVLGQVDQMTDKPGLFVIDTLSRAFGGGDENGSVDMGAFVDACEHLRHEYSATVLVVHHSSKADPKSGRGHTRLKGAIDTEFCMSREKDAPALLTCTKMKDDREPDELGLEFEQITLPDIVDDEGFPAVTGVLLPTEKPAAAPRPMTPTQRLGVVTFAEAMDEFMTVRLEAWRHAFYAKHTGDSRDTKNKAFNRMRAALADGGAIIQPSEYVYQLTPNESRWAEVGEIAARSKTAGHNGTRPGHVPHDRTGTDRTHPFGGVRLSRPGHESAGGVQ